The Achromobacter spanius genome includes the window CGGCGCGTTCCTGGCGCACGGCATCACGATGGACCTGGTGGGCGAAGGCAACGACTACGTCGGCAAGGGCTTGTCCGGCGGCCGCATCATCGTGCGCTCGCCCAATGACTTCCGCGGCTTCGGCCCCGACCACATCATTGCCGGCAACACCGTGCTGTACGGCGCGTTGGCGGGCGAGGCGTTCTTCAACGGCGTGGCCGGCGAACGTTTCGCAGTGCGTAACTCGGGCGCGGCGACGGTTGTGGAAGGCACGGGCGACCACGGCTGCGAATACATGACGGGCGGCACGGTCGTGGTGCTGGGCGCCACGGGCCGTAACTTCGCGGCCGGCATGTCGGGCGGCGTGGCCTACGTGTGGGACCCGGAACGCACGCTCAAGCACCGCGTGAACCTGTCCATGGTGGAACTGGAAAGCGTGGCGCCGCATGCGGAACAGCAAGCGCTGAACAACATCGACATCTGGCACAGCGCGCAGCGCGGTGGCGAACGCGAGACGGATGAAACCATCTTGCGCCGCCTGGTGGAAGACCACTTCCGCTACACCGGCAGCTACCGCGCCCGCGAAATCCTGGGCGACTGGGAAGCCTCGCGCGGCAAGTTCGTAAAGGTCATGCCGACGGACTACCGTCGCGCATTGGGTGAAATGTGGCGTGCGGCCAATCAGCAACAATTGGCTGCGTGAGGAATACCATGGGAAAGATAACTGGCTTTATGGAATTTCAGCGTCTGCAGGAGGCCTCCGAGGCCCCGCAGAAGCGGCTGAAGAACTGGCGCGAATTCGTGCTGCACCTGACGGATGACCAGGCCAAGCAGCAAGCCGCGCGCTGCATGGACTGCGGCATCCCGTTCTGCAACAACGGCTGCCCGGTCAACAACATCATCCCTGACTGGAATGACCTGGTGTACAAGCAGGACTGGCGCCGCGCGCTGGACGTGCTGCACTCCACCAACAACTTCCCCGAGTTCACCGGCCGCATCTGCCCGGCGCCATGTGAAGCCGCCTGTACCTTGAACATCAACAGCGACGCCGTGGGCATCAAGTCCATCGAGCACGCGATCATCGACAAGGGCTGGGAAGAAGGCTGGGTGGCGCCGCTAGTGCCGGCCCGCAAGACGGGCAAGAAGGTCGCGGTGGTGGGCTCCGGCCCCGCCGGCATGGCGTGCGCACAGCAACTGGCGCGTGCCGGCCACTCGGTGACGCTGTTCGAAAAGAGCGACCGCATCGGCGGCCTGCTGCGCTACGGCATCCCCGACTTCAAGCTGGAAAAGCACCAGATCGACCGCCGCATCTCGCAGATGGAAGCGGAAGGCGTGGAGTTCGCGCCGTCCACCTACATCGGCAATCCGAAAGACCCCGTGGCCGACGGCCTGACGGTGCGCACGCCGGAATCGCTGAAGGCGGAATTCGACGCGATCGTCATGACGGGCGGTTCGGAAACGCCGCGCGACCTGCCGGTTCCGGGCCGCGAATTGTCGGGCGTGTATTTCGCCATGGACTTCCTGCGCCAGCAGAACAAGGCCGTGGCGGGTGACCGCCTGACGAACCAGACGCTGGCCAAGGGCAAGCACGTTGTCGTGATCGGCGGCGGTGATACGGGTTCGGACTGCGTGGGCACCAGTAACCGCCATGGCGCGGCCTCGGTCACGCAATTCGAGCTGATGCCGCAACCGCCCGAATCCGAAAACAAGACCATGACGTGGCCGTACTGGCCGTTGAAGATGCGCACGTCGTCGTCGCACGAAGAAGGCTGCGAGCGCGACTGGTCCGTGACCACCAAGCTGCTCAAGGGCAGCAACGGCAAGGTCGAAAAGCTGGTCGGCGCGCGCGTCGAATGGTTCAAGGACGACGCCACCGGCCAGATGAAGATGCGCGAAGTCGAGGGCTCGGAGTTCGAGATCAAGGCTGACCTGGTGCTGCTGGCCATGGGCTTTGTGTCGCCGGTGCAGACCGTGCTGGAGTCCTTCGGCGTGGATCGCGACGGGCGCGGCAACGTGCGCGCCAACACCGACGACTACCGCACCAACGTGGAAAAGGTCTTCGCGGCGGGCGACATGCGCCGTGGCCAATCGCTGGTGGTCTGGGCCATCCGCGAAGGCCGCCAATGCGCACGCTCGGTGGATGAATTCCTGATGGGCAGCAGCGAACTGCCGCGCTGATCCTCAGGCTCTGCAAAACCCATTCGCCGCCTTCGCGCTGTAGCGCCAAGGCGGCGAATGCTATTTGGGAACGCGGCGACCAGATGGCATTGCAGGTTGGACGCAGGCAGGCGCCCAGGTGCTGGCGTAGGATGGGTGTAGCGCGGATGAAGCGTTAAAAGAACGCTGCCCGCCAACGCGCGCAACCCATCATGCAGCGCTCGCAATGTGGCTGCTCTTTCAGAAGAACCCGGCGTTGCTTGATGGGTTTCGCGCGATCTGCGTTGGCGTTCTCTTTTTGAATCTCTCGCGCTACACCCATCCTACGGTGCGTCGCGAAGCGGCGGTTGCCTCGGCGCGGTTGCGCAAGGTGCTGGCGTAGGATGGGTGAAGCGCGGATGAAACGATAGAAGAATGCTGCCCTCCAACGCGCGCAACCCATCATGCAGCGCTTGCAATGTGGCTGCTCTTTCAGAAGAACCCGGCGTTGCTTGATGGGTTTCGCGCGATCTGCGTTGGCGTTCTCTTTTTGAATCTCTCGCGCTACACCCATCCTACGGTGCGTCGCGAAGCGGCGGTTGCCTCGGCGCGGTTGCGCAAGGTGCTGGCGTAGGATGGGTGAAGCGCGGATGAAACGATAGAAGAATGCTGCCCTCCAACGCGCGCAACCCATCATGCAGCGCTCGCAATGTGGCTCCTCTTCAGAAGAACCCGGCGTTGCTTGATGGGTTTCGCGCGATCTGCGTTGGCGTTCTCTTTTTGAATCTCTCGCGCTACACCCATCCTACGGTGCGTTTGCAAAGCTCCTGTTGCCGCGCCGCCACGGCGCGGTCCGCATCTTTTCACGGCTTGATACACGTCAATCGAGCCAGGCGCCAGGTCTGAGAACCTGTGGCCTCACCCTCATGGAAAGATCGGAGAAGAAAAATGTTTTCGCTGAACGGGCGTATCCGCGCCACCGCCATCGCCGGACTGATCGCCGCCGGCGGGCTTGCCGCCCCGGCGCACGCGCATGAAGCGGGCGACGTGCTGTTCCGGGTGGGCGTCACGCAGGTTCGCCCCTCGTCCAACAACGGCACCGTACTCGACGGCAGCGTCAAGCTGGACGCCAACAACAACGTGCGCCCCAGCTTCACGCTGGGCTACATGGTGACGCGCAACATCGGGATTGAACTGCTGGGCGCGTGGCCGTTCCAGCATG containing:
- a CDS encoding glutamate synthase subunit beta, coding for MGKITGFMEFQRLQEASEAPQKRLKNWREFVLHLTDDQAKQQAARCMDCGIPFCNNGCPVNNIIPDWNDLVYKQDWRRALDVLHSTNNFPEFTGRICPAPCEAACTLNINSDAVGIKSIEHAIIDKGWEEGWVAPLVPARKTGKKVAVVGSGPAGMACAQQLARAGHSVTLFEKSDRIGGLLRYGIPDFKLEKHQIDRRISQMEAEGVEFAPSTYIGNPKDPVADGLTVRTPESLKAEFDAIVMTGGSETPRDLPVPGRELSGVYFAMDFLRQQNKAVAGDRLTNQTLAKGKHVVVIGGGDTGSDCVGTSNRHGAASVTQFELMPQPPESENKTMTWPYWPLKMRTSSSHEEGCERDWSVTTKLLKGSNGKVEKLVGARVEWFKDDATGQMKMREVEGSEFEIKADLVLLAMGFVSPVQTVLESFGVDRDGRGNVRANTDDYRTNVEKVFAAGDMRRGQSLVVWAIREGRQCARSVDEFLMGSSELPR